A region from the uncultured Holophaga sp. genome encodes:
- a CDS encoding HD domain-containing phosphohydrolase — MEPYRVLIVDDESDFRLLLVEALESLGYTAEGASSAEAAIERIREQHFAIVFTDLNMPGGKSGLELMHTVQSLDPRTFCILMTGFATTEAAIQALKRGAYDFITKPFKLAEMEASLNRALNHYKSLRENEAYQSRLEEMVLERTQEILQLKDDIENLFEGFVKASVLAIEARDPSTSGHSARVADLTVGLAEAVNHTPNGLYGRVTFSEQQIKEIRYAGLLHDFGKVGVREQVLTKAKKLAPERLERILQRLYQRDMEIAVAALERAMGEGQAPLSFQPLFQARNTKSRQLVDLIQRCNEPMVIAQEIRESVEGLADVHFHHWQEGTLPILEREDIAALRIARGSLSEEEREEINSHVTHTWRFLSQIPWPRELAQVPDIAYAHHERMNGRGYPRGLKGDEIPVQSRLMAVTDVFDGLTAADRPYKAALPLDRSLEILDQEARAGLLDQEALRIFLDAKVYHLTVSEEQPV, encoded by the coding sequence GTGGAGCCTTATCGCGTCCTCATCGTAGATGATGAATCCGACTTCCGCCTGCTACTGGTGGAGGCCCTGGAATCCCTGGGCTACACCGCCGAGGGCGCATCCAGTGCCGAGGCGGCCATCGAGCGGATCCGGGAGCAGCACTTCGCCATCGTCTTTACAGACCTCAACATGCCCGGAGGCAAGTCGGGACTGGAGCTGATGCACACGGTCCAGTCTCTGGATCCCCGGACCTTCTGCATCCTGATGACCGGCTTCGCCACCACCGAGGCCGCCATCCAGGCCCTCAAGCGGGGGGCCTATGACTTCATCACCAAGCCCTTCAAGCTTGCCGAGATGGAGGCCAGCCTCAACCGCGCTCTCAACCACTACAAGAGCCTCCGGGAGAACGAGGCCTACCAGAGCCGCCTGGAGGAGATGGTCCTGGAGCGCACCCAGGAGATCCTCCAGCTCAAGGACGATATCGAGAACCTCTTCGAGGGCTTCGTGAAGGCCTCCGTGCTCGCCATTGAAGCCCGGGACCCCTCCACCTCGGGACACTCCGCCCGGGTGGCGGACCTTACGGTAGGCTTGGCCGAGGCGGTGAACCACACGCCCAATGGCCTCTATGGCAGGGTCACCTTCAGTGAGCAGCAGATCAAGGAGATCCGCTATGCCGGACTCCTCCACGACTTCGGCAAGGTCGGTGTCCGGGAGCAGGTGCTCACCAAGGCCAAGAAGCTCGCCCCCGAGCGTCTCGAGCGCATCCTCCAGCGCCTCTACCAGCGGGACATGGAGATTGCCGTAGCCGCCCTGGAACGGGCCATGGGCGAAGGCCAGGCGCCCCTCTCCTTCCAGCCCCTCTTCCAGGCCCGCAACACCAAGAGCCGGCAACTGGTGGATCTGATCCAGCGATGCAACGAGCCGATGGTCATCGCCCAGGAGATCCGGGAATCCGTCGAGGGTCTGGCCGATGTCCACTTCCACCACTGGCAGGAGGGCACCCTGCCCATCCTGGAGCGTGAGGACATCGCCGCCCTCCGCATTGCCAGGGGAAGTCTCTCGGAGGAGGAACGGGAGGAGATCAACAGCCATGTCACCCACACCTGGCGCTTCCTCAGCCAGATCCCCTGGCCCCGGGAGCTGGCCCAGGTTCCCGACATCGCCTATGCCCACCACGAGCGGATGAACGGGCGGGGCTACCCCAGGGGGCTCAAGGGCGACGAGATCCCGGTACAGAGCCGCCTCATGGCGGTCACCGACGTCTTCGACGGACTCACCGCCGCCGACCGCCCCTACAAGGCCGCTCTGCCCCTGGACCGCAGCCTTGAGATCCTCGACCAGGAGGCCAGGGCCGGGCTTCTCGACCAGGAAGCCCTACGGATCTTCCTGGACGCCAAGGTGTACCACCTGACCGTCTCCGAGGAACAGCCGGTCTGA
- a CDS encoding HD domain-containing phosphohydrolase, translated as MEPYRVLIVDDESDFRLLLVEALESLGYTAEGAESAEAAIERVKEQHFAIIFTDLNMPGGKSGLELMHTVQALDPRTFCILMTGFATTEAAIQALKRGAYDFITKPFKLAEMEASLHRALNHYKSLRENEAYQSRLEEMVLERTQEILQLKDDIENLFEGFVKASVLAIEARDPSTSGHSARVAELTVGLAEAVNRTPNGPYGGVSFSEQQIKEIRYAGLLHDFGKVGVREQVLTKAKKLAPERLERILQRLYQRDMEIAVTLLEQAWREGTSRENHLFQQLMAERRAETQRLVNLILRCNEPRILPQEIREALDELGELQFRHHEGNPAQVLEGEDIAALRIAKGSLSDEERDEINSHVTHTFRFLSHIPWTGPLAQVPDIAYAHHERLNGRGYPRKLTSEQIPTQSKLMAIADVYDALVAADRPYKVAVTVSKSLEILEDEASAGLLDANALRIFIGAGVYTLTAPPHNP; from the coding sequence GTGGAACCCTATCGTGTCCTCATCGTGGATGACGAATCCGACTTCCGCCTGCTGCTGGTGGAGGCCCTGGAGTCCCTGGGCTACACCGCCGAGGGCGCGGAGAGCGCCGAGGCGGCCATCGAGCGGGTCAAGGAACAGCACTTCGCCATCATCTTCACCGATCTCAACATGCCCGGGGGCAAGTCGGGCCTGGAGCTGATGCACACAGTCCAGGCTCTGGACCCGCGGACCTTCTGCATCCTGATGACCGGCTTCGCCACCACCGAGGCCGCCATCCAGGCCCTCAAGCGGGGAGCCTACGACTTCATCACCAAGCCTTTCAAGCTCGCTGAGATGGAGGCCAGCCTCCACCGCGCCCTCAACCACTACAAGAGCCTCCGGGAGAACGAGGCCTATCAGAGCCGCCTGGAGGAGATGGTCCTGGAGCGCACCCAGGAGATCCTCCAACTCAAGGACGATATCGAGAACCTCTTCGAGGGCTTCGTGAAGGCCTCCGTGCTCGCCATTGAAGCCCGGGACCCCTCCACCTCGGGACACTCCGCCCGGGTGGCCGAGCTGACGGTGGGCCTGGCCGAGGCGGTGAACCGCACACCCAATGGCCCCTATGGCGGGGTCAGCTTCAGTGAGCAGCAGATCAAGGAGATCCGCTATGCCGGACTCCTCCACGACTTCGGGAAGGTCGGCGTCCGGGAGCAGGTGCTCACCAAGGCCAAGAAGCTCGCCCCCGAGCGCCTCGAGCGCATCCTCCAGCGCCTCTACCAGCGGGACATGGAGATCGCCGTCACCCTCCTGGAGCAGGCCTGGCGGGAAGGCACCTCCCGGGAGAACCACCTGTTCCAGCAGCTCATGGCGGAGCGCAGGGCCGAGACCCAGCGGCTGGTAAACCTGATCCTGCGCTGCAACGAGCCCCGCATCCTGCCCCAGGAGATCCGGGAGGCCCTGGACGAACTGGGCGAGCTCCAATTCCGCCACCACGAGGGAAATCCCGCCCAGGTGCTGGAGGGCGAGGACATCGCCGCTCTCCGCATCGCCAAGGGCAGCCTCTCTGACGAAGAGCGGGACGAGATCAACAGCCATGTGACCCACACCTTCCGATTCCTGAGCCACATCCCCTGGACCGGTCCCCTGGCCCAGGTTCCAGACATCGCCTATGCCCACCACGAGCGCCTGAACGGGCGGGGCTACCCGCGAAAACTGACCTCGGAACAGATCCCGACCCAGAGCAAGCTCATGGCCATTGCCGACGTCTATGACGCCCTGGTGGCCGCGGATCGCCCCTACAAGGTTGCAGTGACCGTGTCCAAGAGTCTGGAGATCCTGGAGGACGAAGCCAGTGCCGGACTCCTGGACGCCAATGCCCTCCGGATCTTCATCGGGGCCGGGGTGTACACCCTGACCGCCCCTCCACACAACCCCTGA